In Mucilaginibacter celer, one DNA window encodes the following:
- a CDS encoding dihydrodipicolinate synthase family protein: MITFDWKGVLPAVTTKFTDNDELDFDAFDINLKAQLEAGVDGFILGGSLGEASVLDEQEKYDLLAHTVAFVEGKVPVILNIAEQTTKAAVRCAQKALELGASGLMLLPPMRYKSDERETIAYFAAVAESTPLPIMIYNNPVDYKVEVTLDMFEQLAAYSNIQAVKESTRDVSNVTRMINRFGDRFKIFTGVDPLAMESLVMGADGWVAGLVDAFPKETVAIYRLVKAKRYDEALAIYRWFLPVLELDIHPKLVQYIKLAEVATGIGTENVRAPRLALVGEERTKVQKVIDDALAIRPELPVGSWGKVTEEVA, from the coding sequence ATGATAACTTTTGATTGGAAAGGTGTACTCCCTGCAGTAACTACAAAATTTACAGATAACGACGAGCTTGATTTTGACGCGTTTGATATTAACCTGAAAGCCCAACTTGAAGCCGGTGTTGACGGCTTTATTTTAGGCGGATCATTAGGCGAAGCCAGTGTATTGGACGAGCAGGAAAAATACGATCTGCTTGCCCACACCGTAGCATTTGTTGAAGGCAAAGTGCCGGTAATTTTGAACATTGCCGAGCAAACTACCAAAGCCGCCGTAAGGTGCGCGCAAAAAGCGTTGGAATTAGGCGCATCTGGCCTGATGCTGTTGCCGCCAATGCGTTACAAAAGCGATGAGCGGGAAACTATCGCTTACTTTGCCGCGGTTGCCGAAAGCACCCCGCTGCCTATTATGATATACAACAACCCGGTTGATTACAAAGTTGAGGTTACCCTTGACATGTTTGAGCAACTGGCTGCTTACAGCAATATCCAGGCGGTAAAAGAATCAACCCGCGATGTATCAAACGTTACCCGTATGATCAATCGTTTTGGCGACAGGTTTAAAATTTTTACCGGCGTTGATCCTTTGGCTATGGAAAGCCTGGTAATGGGTGCCGATGGCTGGGTTGCCGGCTTGGTTGATGCCTTCCCTAAAGAAACCGTTGCTATTTACCGTTTGGTAAAAGCTAAAAGATATGACGAGGCTTTGGCCATTTACCGTTGGTTTTTACCTGTGTTGGAGCTGGATATCCACCCGAAACTGGTACAATACATTAAACTGGCCGAAGTTGCAACAGGTATTGGTACCGAAAATGTACGCGCGCCGCGTTTGGCTTTGGTTGGCGAAGAGCGTACCAAAGTTCAGAAAGTAATTGACGATGCTTTGGCTATCCGTCCGGAATTGCCTGTTGGTAGCTGGGGTAAGGTAACTGAAGAGGTAGCATAA